The Vicia villosa cultivar HV-30 ecotype Madison, WI linkage group LG1, Vvil1.0, whole genome shotgun sequence genome includes a region encoding these proteins:
- the LOC131661285 gene encoding uncharacterized protein LOC131661285 has product MSQQPDSSSSKKMTFTSVPESNSGVESINPNKILEVAPLRMVTTNDLKVKKPRTPHARRPKENVSGNASNTSSSIPHEDLTREGFEYVNNAIAQIVTRILNEKHEVPGISIPLKSVIPKPHLNKEPDVNQDVETMKESLGKNDDDVHHADVVHNDGDDVDVTKDVNDNAETGTDTGTGTNVVNLDDYSDNDLVASVNPSIAKRLRTRKGKKVVVQSPPKRIAVPKSTSVGPTKSWSKVVPKKRKAKVIADSDFDVACDVPNIPPKKKPTSSKLAARVPDVPIDNISFHSASSVNRWKYVYQKRLALERELAQNALECKEIMGLIHDAGLLKTVAHFSKCYEMPVK; this is encoded by the coding sequence ATGTCTCAACAACCGGACTCCTCCTCTTCCAAGAAGATGACCTTCACCTCTGTTCCTGAATCCAACTCTGGGGTTGAATCTATCAACCCTAACAAGATTCTTGAAGTTGCTCCGTTACGAATGGTGAcaactaatgatctaaaagtaAAGAAGCCTCGTACTCCGCATGCAAGAAGACCTAAAGAAAATGTATCTGgtaatgcttctaacacttctTCTTCCATTCCTCATGAGGACTTGACTAGGGAAGGCTTTGAATATGTCAATAATGCCATTGCGCAAATAGTCACTAGGATCTTGAATGAAAAACATGAGGTACCTGGGATATCCATCCCTCTAAAATCTGTGATTCCTAAACCTCATTTGAACAAAGAACCTGATGTCAATCAAGATGTTGAAACAATGAAAGAGTCCTTAGGaaagaatgatgatgatgtacacCATGCTGATGTTGTACacaatgatggtgatgatgttgATGTTACTAAGGATGTCAATGACAATGCTGAAACTGGTACTGATACTGGTACAGGTACCAATGTTGTGAATCTTGATGACTACTCAGATAATGATCTGGTAGCTTCTGTCAACCCTAGCATAGCCAAAAGGCTCAGGACTAGGAAAGGGAAGAAGGTTGTTGTCCAAAGCCCTCCCAAGAGGATAGCTGTTCCTAAAAGTACTTCTGTTGGTCCTACCAAATCTTGGAGCAAGGTGGTTCCCAAGAAAAGAAAGGCCAAAGTGATTGCTGACTCTGACTTTGATGTTGCTTGTGATGTCCCTAACATTCCTCCCAAGAAGAAGCCTACTTCTAGCAAGCTTGCTGCTAGAGTCCCTGATGTGCCCATAGACAACATTTCCTTCCATTCTGCTTCAAGTGTCAACAGGTGGAAATATGTCTACCAAAAGAGGCTGGCCCTTGAAAGAGAGTTAGCTCAGAATGCTCTTGAATGCAAAGAGATAATGGGGCTGATTCATGATGCTGGTTTGCTGAAAACTGTTGCTCATTTCTCAAAATGCTATGAAATGCCTGTGAAATAA
- the LOC131644742 gene encoding E3 ubiquitin-protein ligase SINAT2-like encodes MDLGGTGSSFKEVLESHMIFPDYETAKSKSEANCNNTFVKSRICSDGKNGNNSKNGVYDLLECPVCKNLMYPPIHQCPNGHTLCSNCKIAVHNRCPTCHRDLGNIRCLALEKVAESMELPCRYQNLGCHDIFPYHTKLKHEQNCRFRPYNCPYAGSECSIMCDIPTLMAHLKNDHKVDVHDGFTFNHRYVKSNPHEVENATWMLTVFNCFGKHFCLHFEAFLLGTAPVYMAFLRFLGDEKEAKKFRYSLEVGGNSRKLTWQGIPRSIRESHRKVRDSQDGLIIQRNLALYFSGGDKQQLKLRITGRIWKEE; translated from the exons ATGGATCTGGGAGGCACTGGGAGTTCGTTCAAAGAAGTTCTTGAATCACATATGATATTTCCAGATTACGAGACAGCTAAGTCTAAATCTGAGGCCAATTGTAATAATACGTTCGTGAAATCAAGGATTTGTTCGGATGGAAAGAATGGAAATAATTCAAAGAATGGTGTCTATGATCTACTTGAGTGCCCTGTTTGCAAGAATTTGATGTACCCCCCAATTCATCAG TGCCCAAATGGCCACACATTATGTTCAAATTGTAAGATTGCGGTGCATAACCGTTGCCCAACATGTCATCGTGATCTCGGGAATATAAGGTGTTTGGCTTTGGAGAAGGTGGCAGAATCAATGGAGCTTCCTTGCAGATATCAAAATCTAGGTTGTCATGATATATTCCCGTACCACACTAAACTAAAGCACGAACAAAATTGTCGATTTCGTCCATACAATTGTCCCTATGCTGGATCAGAGTGCTCTATAATGTGTGACATTCCAACTCTTATGGCACATCTCAAGAATGATCACAAGGTCGACGTACATGACGGGTTCACCTTCAACCATCGATACGTCAAATCAAATCCTCATGAAGTTGAAAATGCCACATGGATGCTAACT GTTTTCAATTGTTTCGGAAAGCATTTTTGCTTGCACTTCGAGGCGTTTCTACTAGGCACAGCTCCAGTTTATATGGCGTTTTTACGATTTTTAGGCGACgagaaagaggcaaagaaatTCAGGTATAGCTTAGAGGTTGGTGGAAATAGCCGCAAACTCACATGGCAAGGAATACCGAGGAGCATTCGCGAGAGTCATAGAAAAGTTCGTGATAGTCAAGACGGACTCATCATTCAGAGAAACCTAGCTCTTTATTTCTCCGGTGGCGATAAACAACAATTAAAGTTGAGGATCACTGGTCGTATATGGAAAGAAGAATGA